ACGTCACTTCGGGGTAATCCAGCACGATTTTGGCCGTGGCGGCGTTGCCTACCACGTCGAAACTGGCGATATGGCGACGGCGCTGAGCTTCGTCCGGCTGCGGCTGGCCCTGGAAGCGCTTCGAGAACTCTTCCACCGTCAGCGAATGCAGCACGCCGTCGCGGAAGGAGATGATGCGGGCGTCGGCGTGGAACGCCTCGAAGATGTGTTCGGCCTTGCCGGTGCGGTGGGCTTCCAGGTATTGCTCCAGCGGTGCCAGGGCGGGGATGTGCTGCGAAGTGGCGGCGGGTGCGGTCATGTGTGTCTCTCCATGGGTTTTTTGTTGAGCGGGGCCCTCTGCCGGTCGGCCCGGGCCGGCTTCGCTGTTCATTGTATCCGTAAATTGTATGCAAAAAGGGGCGGTGAAGATGTGGGACGTTCCCCGGGAAAGTTTTGGTAACAGACCGGCAGGCTGCTCAGGTCAACCAACCGGCGCGCCGGACGTCAAACCGGCATCCGGCACGCAATGTGTACGCGAAACCATGGAGACAGGGGCATATGGCATTCCGAAAGATCGGCGGGCGCGGGGCGTGGCGGCGGCGGGTGCCGGGCTGGATGGCCTTGCTGACGATGGCAGCGGCGCTGGTCGCCTGTACCTCCACCCTGACCAATGATGCAGCGCCGCGTGGCAAGGTGACATCGGCCGACCTGCGCTGGCTCAACACTGTCAGCTTTGGCGCCGACCAGTCCAGCGTCCAGCGCCTGCAGGCCATCGGGCGGCAGCGCTATTTCGATGAACAACTGAAGATGCCGCTGGCGGACCCGCCGCAACTGGCCGAGGCCATCGCGGCACTGCCCGTCAGCCAGGGCGACGCCCTGCAGCGGACCCAGGCCCTGCGCGCCGAGCAGGCGCGCATCCAGTCGCTGTCGGACGAAACCGAAAAGCAGCAGGCCCGTGAGGCGCTGAACCGCCAGGGACGCGACCTCGTGATCGATACCGGCCGCCGCCACCTGCTGCGCGCGCTCTATTCCCCGGCGCAGCTGCGCGAGCAGATGACGTGGTTCTGGCTGAACCACTTCAACGTTTATTCCGGCAAGGGGCAGGTCCGCTATGCGCTGGCCGATTTCGAGGCCCGCGCGATCCGCCCGCATGCGCTGGGCAAGTTCCGCGACCTGCTGATGGCCACGGTCACGTCGCCGGCCATGCTCGAATACCTGGACAACGCCCAGAGCGCGGCCAATCGTGTCAACGAGAACTATGCGCGCGAGCTGATGGAACTGCATACGCTGGGCGTGGCGGGCGGCCCGAGCGGGTCGCGCTACACCCAGCAAGACGTGCAGGAGCTGGCCCGCGTGCTGACCGGGCTGGGCATCAACGCGCGGGGCGAGCCGCCCCGGCTGTCGGCCGAGCGCGCGGCGCTGTATCGCAGCGACGGCCTGTTCGAGTTCAACCCCAACCGCCATGATTTCGGCGCCAAGACGCTGCTGGGCCACGCCATCGACGCGCGCGGGTTCGGCGAGGTGCAGCAGGCCGTGTCGATCCTGGCGCGCGACCCGGCCACCGCGCGCTTCGTGTCGACGAAGCTGGCCACCTACTTCGTGTCGGACACCCCGCCGCCGCCGCTGATCACGGAGATGGCCGCCACGTTCACGCGCACCGACGGCGATATTGGCGCCGTGTTGCGCACGATGTTCCTGTCGCACTGGTTCGACCAGTCGGCGGCCGACGGCGCGCGCAAGTTCAAGGACCCGATGGTCTTCGTGGTGTCGTCGATGCGGCTGGCCTACGACGGCCGCCCGGTGTCGAACCTGCGGCCGATGATCAACTGGCTGAACCAGCTTGGCGAGCCGCTGTACGGCCACGTGGCGCCCGACGGCTATCCGCTGACCGAAAGCGCGTGGGCCAGTTCCGGGCAACTGGTCAAGCGTTTCGAGATCGCGCGCACGATCGGCAGCGGGCCGGCCGGGCTGTTCTCCGACGAAAGCGGGCAGCCGGCGGCGCAACGGGGCTTTCCGATGCCGAACAGCCGCATGTTCTACGACACCATCGAAGGCACGCTCGGCACGGCCACGCGCCAGGCGCTGGCCCAGGCCGGGTCTCAGCAGGAATGGAACGCCGTGCTGCTGAGTTCGCCGGAATGGATGCAGCGCTAAAACACTCCGACATCACTGCGACATCGCAATTCAACGAGAAACAACGAAAAAAGGGGCGACCATGGATCGACGCCAGTGGCTCAAGACGTTGGGCGGCGCGGGGCTTGCGCTGACGCTGCCGACCGTGACATCGCGCGTGTTCGCGCTGCCGGCCCAG
This region of Cupriavidus sp. EM10 genomic DNA includes:
- a CDS encoding nuclear transport factor 2 family protein — protein: MTAPAATSQHIPALAPLEQYLEAHRTGKAEHIFEAFHADARIISFRDGVLHSLTVEEFSKRFQGQPQPDEAQRRRHIASFDVVGNAATAKIVLDYPEVTFTDYMNLLQIDGVWKIANKTFSAAPKSK
- a CDS encoding DUF1800 domain-containing protein → MAFRKIGGRGAWRRRVPGWMALLTMAAALVACTSTLTNDAAPRGKVTSADLRWLNTVSFGADQSSVQRLQAIGRQRYFDEQLKMPLADPPQLAEAIAALPVSQGDALQRTQALRAEQARIQSLSDETEKQQAREALNRQGRDLVIDTGRRHLLRALYSPAQLREQMTWFWLNHFNVYSGKGQVRYALADFEARAIRPHALGKFRDLLMATVTSPAMLEYLDNAQSAANRVNENYARELMELHTLGVAGGPSGSRYTQQDVQELARVLTGLGINARGEPPRLSAERAALYRSDGLFEFNPNRHDFGAKTLLGHAIDARGFGEVQQAVSILARDPATARFVSTKLATYFVSDTPPPPLITEMAATFTRTDGDIGAVLRTMFLSHWFDQSAADGARKFKDPMVFVVSSMRLAYDGRPVSNLRPMINWLNQLGEPLYGHVAPDGYPLTESAWASSGQLVKRFEIARTIGSGPAGLFSDESGQPAAQRGFPMPNSRMFYDTIEGTLGTATRQALAQAGSQQEWNAVLLSSPEWMQR